A single Kryptolebias marmoratus isolate JLee-2015 linkage group LG16, ASM164957v2, whole genome shotgun sequence DNA region contains:
- the arid1aa gene encoding AT-rich interactive domain-containing protein 1A isoform X2 yields the protein MAAQVASAATLNTSPPSELKKPDREPKDDSVPGEKQSDKKQPGLDSGSPGRGELQDGIDGGNAGGGGEPEMKNGNGNPPRVNNTTPNDSVGPEGNNHPGFVHHHGPAFPPPSYGYSQHYGRAAFHQYGGQQSPGMAAASAGPGVQSSNMMDPYQPNSHEHGFSNHQFNNYNPFPNRTPYPGQAYAMNSPRSAQAPTAGGQPAKQQPPPGGPAAMAGSYNNQRYNIGNPQPTSTPTLNKLLTSPSSTRGYPNYQSSDYSGQEGASKGPAEYGGSNPGWQQRSHHPSPMSPGSAGQPLARSQPPGPMDPMGKMRGQPYGAGSPYSQQSQQGTPAGPQPGPGYPGQGYGPPGPQRYPVGMQGRTPGSMGAMPYGPQMGTYGQQGPGGYGAQGQAQYYNQAGQAPHPSQQQSLYPQPTPGQPGRQSPYPGQPHPPSSAPHNQGGPPYQQPHMPPQSQGPLPGPSQGPPQSQPPYTQASAPQPSQSPYAQQQGPPSQAPQQPSSQAPPGSQGQSSYPGPAQGPPQPPSQQQQQQQQQAQSHPQQPPGHSQHPHGQPAAYPQNAQQQQQAQQSPYQRFPPPQQQELSQDSFQSNAPPSTQPKSGPEDGQGRPSSLPDLSGSIDDLPTGTEGALSPGVSTSGVSSSQGEQSNPAQSPFSPHTSPHLPGIRGPSPSPSGSPASASTPRAGPLSPANMPGTQMPPRPSSVHSDGNLHPGMSQSPMAQDRGFMQRNPQMPPYGSPQSASALSPRQSSGGQMHPGMAPYQQNSSMGGYGQQGGQYGPQGYPRQPAYGNMPNANYPGPGMGSMNPMAGQGGGPPYAGMPPGRIPPNQMGARPYGPNMGPSMGPNMPPNMGNMPPQVGSGMCPPPGMNRKPQDPTAMQHPSTNRMPGYPNMSQGMMGSGPPYGAPMNSMPGMMNTPGGSPYPMGPNMANNTSGMASSPEMNNKMNNKVDGSVTPKPETKSKKSNSSTTTSEKITRLYELGPEPDRKIWVDRYLAFVEEKAMGMSNLPAVGRKPLDLFRLYMSVKEIGGMTQVNKNKKWRDLATTLNVGTSSSAASSLKKQYIQCLYAFECKIERGEDPPPEIFTDNKKNQAAKVQPPSPAGSGSLQGPQTPQSTSSSMAEGGDLKPPTPASTPHSQIPPMPPGSRSSVNLQDPFSDGSDPTFPRKNMTPNSTYQPGMNTPDMQGRMGPYEPNKDAFSNMRKVGEQYLPASQGPNSVVGDQQQQPPPQQQPPFNRGPPGAMGTMPMGPRQQYPYGPGYDRRPEQGMGPEGNMGSGAPQPNPMMPANTDTGMYSPNRFPPQQPRHDSYGNHQYPGQGTPPTGSYPNQQPGMYPQQSYKRPVEGGYPPSKRHESEYSGSFPGGQQAPQQGGTPAPPSGQQEPYNQYSGTGPYPGPDRRPPGPGNQFPFPFGRERMPGASGPNAQPTMPPQMMQPGPEGPQGGMWQGPRDINYQNYPNRQGGPSGPPQGPGYPGMNRSEEMMSSEQRINHDSQWAGQMGPRQPPFGPAGPGQPMPRSVQSNYQSPQGVQNHIPQVSSPASIPRPLESRTSPSKSPYMHGVMKKAGPPVPASHVVPPPVQSSLIRRDMPFPPGSVEASLPVLKPRRRLTMKEIGTPEAWRVMMSLKSGLLAESTWALDTINILLHDDNSIATFDLNTLPGLLELVVEYFRRCLIEIFGILREYEVGDPGQRTLLDPDALKRDLDNMEDKEPHLEDMEQGEADDDEEEETERPAHVKVEGDQVQCSRGQDEKREEDERKSKGPSSEQTSSSQSFPAHERPKQASKFDKFPLKVVRKKDPFVAAQSSNHGKVQEFDSGLLHWSAGGGDSTEHIQTLFEPRKDFLEPRERIPVPTALLKRRLLDEDIREHCLPAEEEKRKHQEEEDRQKQLSLSEKSTDSEKTGSGSMVSSDEERQSDSDTKSAEKGSKSHQENNRSILSPGSILAQKALQTGTILEDEPHSKDEGPLVTLANWQDSLARRCVCVSNIIRSLSFVPGNDHEMSKHPGLLLMLGRLILLHHWHPERKQAPLTYEKDEDSDEGVGQKDEWWWDCLELLRENTLVTLANISGQLDLSIYPESICLPLLDGLLHWAVCPSAEAQDPFPTLGPHSALSPQRLVLETLSKLSIQDNNVDLILATPPFSRLEKLYGNLVRLIGDRKVAVCREMAVVLLANLAQGDTMAARAIAVQKGSVGNLLGFLEDSLAATQLQQSQSSLLHLQGMPFEPTSPDMMRRAARALLALAKVEENHSEFTLHESRLLDLSVSPLMNSLVSHVICDVLFLIGQS from the exons ATGGCCGCTCAGGTCGCCAGCGCCGCCACTCTGAACACTAGCCCGCCTTCCGAACTTAAAAAGCCGGATCGAGAGCCCAAGGACGATTCGGTTCCGGGAGAGAAGCAGTCCGACAAAAAGCAGCCGGGTTTGGACAGCGGCTCGCCGGGCCGGGGGGAGCTGCAGGACGGAATCGACGGTGGAAAtgcagggggaggaggggaaCCTGAGATGAAGAACGGGAATGGGAACCCGCCCAGGGTTAATAATACTACCCCGAATGACTCAGTCGGACCGGAGGGAAACAACCACCCCGGGTTCGTGCATCACCACGGCCCCGCTTTCCCTCCACCTTCGTACGGATACAGTCAGCACTACGGTCGGGCCGCTTTTCATCAATATGGCGGACAACAAAGCCCTGGCATGGCAGCTGCTTCTGCGGGTCCGGGTGTGCAGTCGAGCAACATGATGGACCCGTATCAGCCCAATTCGCACGAACATGGCTTCTCGAACCACCAGTTCAACAACTACAACCCATTCCCGAACAGGACTCCGTATCCCGGCCAGGCGTACGCCATGAACTCTCCTCGCAGCGCTCAGGCGCCGACAGCTGGGGGGCAGCCAGCTAAGCAGCAGCCACCGCCGGGAGGACCCGCGGCGATGGCTGGATCTTACAACAACCAGAGATATAACATCGGGAACCCGCAGCCGACGTCCACGCCGACGCTCAACAAGCTCCTAACCTCACCCAGCTCTACGCGGGGATATCCGAACTACCAGTCGAGCGACTACAGCGGCCAAGAAGGAGCTAGTAAGGGACCAGCGGAGTACGGAGGGAGCAATCCGGGTTGGCAACAAAGAAGCCATCACCCGTCGCCTATGAGCCCGGGAAGTGCTGGGCAACCGCTCGCAAGAAGCCag CCTCCTGGTCCCATGGATCCAATGGGAAAAATGAGAGGTCAGCCATACGGAGCAGGCAGTCCGTACAGTCAGCAGTCACAGCAGGGGACTCCTGCAGGTCCTCAGCCTGGGCCGGGGTACCCAGGCCAGGGTTATGGCCCTCCAGGTCCCCAGCGATACCCAGTGGGGATGCAGGGACGGACCCCTGGAAGCATGGGTGCTATGCCTTACGGTCCACAG ATGGGTACCTATGGACAGCAGGGACCAGGGGGGTATGGTGCTCAGGGCCAGGCACAGTATTACAACCAGGCAGGCCAGGCTCCTCATCCAAGTCAGCAACAGTCCCTTTACCCGCAGCCCACCCCTGGACAACCTGGCAGGCAGTCTCCTTACCCAGGGCAGCCCCACCCTCCATCTTCAGCACCACACAACCAAGGAGGACCACCCTATCAGCAGCCCCACATGCCCCCACAGTCCCAGGGCCCACTGCCAGGCCCGTCGCAAGGGCCTCCTCAGTCCCAGCCACCCTACACTCAAGCGTCAGCCCCGCAGCCCAGCCAATCCCCTTACGCCCAGCAGCAGGGGCCTCCCAGTCAGGCCCCGCAGCAGCCAAGTTCCCAGGCTCCCCCTGGATCACAAGGCCAATCCAGCTACCCAGGACCCGCACAGGGTCCTCCGCAACCCCcctcgcagcagcagcagcagcagcagcagcaggcacaGTCTCATCCACAGCAGCCACCGGGGCACAGCCAACACCCACACGGGCAGCCTGCAGCTTACCCGCAAAacgctcagcagcagcagcaagcacAGCAGTCACCTTATCAGCGCTTTCCTCCTCCACAGCAGCAG gAGTTATCCCAGGACTCGTTTCAGTCAAACGCTCCTCCATCCACTCAGCCCAAATCTGGCCCAGAGGACGGTCAGGGCCGCCCCTCTAGCCTTCCG GACCTATCAGGGTCCATTGATGACCTGCCTACAGGTACGGAGGGCGCCCTGAGTCCCGGCGTCAGCACGTCGGGTGTGTCGAGCAGCCAGGGCGAGCAGAGCAACCCCGCTCAGTCGCCCTTCTCGCCTCATACGTCCCCCCACCTGCCGGGCATTCGAGGGCCCTCGCCTTCCCCGTCTGGCTCCCCCGCCAGCGCCAGCACACCCCGCGCAGGACCGCTGTCACCCGCCAACATGCCAG GGACCCAGATGCCTCCCAGGCCATCGAGTGTCCACTCAGATGGGAACCTGCATCCTGGGATGAGCCAGTCTCCTATGGCGCAGGACAGAG ggttTATGCAGAGAAACCCTCAGATGCCCCCTTATGGCTCCCCCCAATCAGCCTCTGCGCTGTCGCCTCGCCAGTCCTCCGGAGGTCAGATGCATCCTGGGATGGCCCCGTATCAGCAGAACAGCTCGATGGGTGGCTACGGGCAGCAGGGAGGGCAGTACGGCCCTCAAG GTTATCCCCGCCAACCTGCCTATGGCAACATGCCCAACGCCAACTACCCTGGACCAGGGATGGGCTCCATGAACCCCATGGCAGGACAGGGTGGAGGCCCACCGTACGCTGGCATGCCTCCAGGAAGGATCCCTCCCAATCAAATGGGGGCTCGTCCCTACGGCCCCAACATGGGCCCCAGCATGGGACCAAACATGCCCCCGAACATGGGCAACATGCCACCCCAGGTAGGCTCAGGAATGTGCCCCCCTCCGGGCATGAACAGGAAGCCCCAGGATCCGACGGCCATGCAGCATCCTTCCACCAACAG gatgCCTGGTTACCCCAACATGTCCCAAGGCATGATGGGTTCTGGTCCACCATATGGTGCGCCGATGAACAGCATGCCTGGAATGATGAACACTCCAGGTGGATCGCCTTATCCCATGGGGCCAAACATGGCCAATAACACAAGCG GCATGGCCTCTAGTCCAGAGATGAACAACAAGATGAATAACAAGGTGGATGGCAGCGTCACGCCTAAACCAGAAACCAAATCCAAG AAGTCCAACTCTTCCACGACTACAAGCGAAAAGATAACGCGCCTGTACGAGCTGGGACCTGAGCCAGACAGGAAGATTTGGGTCGATCGTTATCTGGCTTTTGTCGAGGAGAAGGCAATGGGCATGAGCAACCTGCCCGCTGTGGGACGCAAACCGCTCGACCTCTTCCGGCTGTATATGTCGGTTAAAGAGATCGGAGGAATGACACAG gtgaacaaaaataagaaatggCGTGATCTGGCCACCACCTTGAACGTGGGCACGTCCAGCAGTGCTGCCAGCTCCTTGAAGAAACAGTACATCCAGTGTCTGTACGCCTTCGAGTGTAAGATAGAGCGTGGTGAAGACCCTCCCCCTGAGATTTTCACAGACAACAAGAAGAACCAAGCTGCCAAGGTGCAGCCCCCCTCTCCAG CTGGGTCGGGCTCTCTGCAGGGTCCACAGACTCCCCAGTCCACCAGCAGCTCCATGGCCGAGGGGGGAGACCTGAAACCTCCCACGCCGGCCTCCACCCCTCATAGCCAGATTCCTCCCATGCCTCCCGGCTCCAG GAGCAGCGTCAACCTGCAGGACCCCTTCTCTGATGGCAGCGACCCCACGTTTCCCAGGAAGAACATGACCCCCAACTCCACCTACCAGCCTGGCATGAACACGCCGGACATGCAAGGTCGCATGGGCCCCTACGAGCCCAACAAGGACGCCTTCAGCAACATGCGAAAAG TCGGGGAGCAGTACCTACCTGCCAGCCAGGGTCCTAACAGTGTGGTGGGcgaccagcagcagcagccgccgcCACAACAGCAGCCTCCGTTCAACAGAGGACCGCCTGGGGCCATGGGCACAATGCCAATGGGGCCCCGACAGCAGTATCCATATGGACCAGGCTATGACAGGAG ACCGGAGCAAGGGATGGGCCCAGAGGGGAACATGGGATCCGGCGCCCCTCAGCCAAACCCTATGATGCCCGCCAACACCGACACGGGGATGTATTCTCCAAACCGCTTTCCGCCACAGCAGCCACG GCATGATTCCTATGGTAATCATCAGTATCCTGGACAGGGAACGCCCCCTACTGGCTCTTACCCCAATCAGCAGCCGGGAATGTACCCTCAACAG AGTTACAAGCGTCCTGTAGAAGGAGGGTACCCTCCATCAAAACGCCACGAATCTGAGTACAGTGGCTCCTTCCCTGGGGGGCAACAGGCACCGCAGCAAGGAGGCACCCCTGCTCCACCTTCAGGACAGCAGGAGCCGTACAATCAGTACAGCGGCACAGGGCCCTACCCTGGTCCCGACCGCCGTCCGCCCGGACCTGGCAATCAATTCCCGTTTCCCTTCGGTCGTGAGCGGATGCCGGGAGCGTCCGGGCCAAATGCGCAGCCCACCATGCCCCCTCAGATGATGCAGCCAGGCCCCGAGGGTCCTCAGGGGGGCATGTGGCAGGGACCTCGAGACATCAATTATCAGAACTACCCTAACCGACAAGGTGGTCCTAGTGGCCCGCCACAGGGACCCGGGTACCCTGGCATGAACCGCTCAGAGGAGATGATGTCATCAGAACAGCGCATAAATCACGATAGCCAGTGGGCGGGTCAAATGGGACCTCGGCAGCCCCCATTCGGTCCAGCTGGGCCTGGACAACCTATGCCTCGATCAGTACAGTCCAACTACCAGTCCCCGCAGGGGGTGCAGAACCACATTCCACAGGTGTCCAGCCCAGCCTCCATACCCCGCCCCCTGGAAAGCCGGACGTCACCCAGTAAATCCCCCTACATGCACGGAGTAATGAAAAAGGCTGGACCCCCAGTGCCTGCGTCCCACGTAGTGCCCCCTCCGGTTCAGTCGTCTCTAATAAGGCGAGACATGCCTTTCCCCCCCGGCTCTGTGGAggcttcacttcctgtcctcaAGCCACGGCGCAGGCTCACCATGAAAGAAATCG GAACCCCAGAGGCCTGGAGAGTTATGATGTCATTAAAGTCTGGTTTATTGGCTGAAAGTACATGGGCCTTAGATACCATCAATATTCTCCTACATGATGACAACAGTATTGCCACTTTCGATCTTAACACG TTGCCTGGTCTGCTAGAGTTGGTGGTAGAGTATTTCAGACGTTGCCTCATTGAAATCTTTGGCATCCTGCGGGAGTACGAAGTCGGAGACCCTGGCCAGAGGACGCTGCTCGATCCAGATGCCTTAAAGCGAGACTTGGACAACATGGAAGACAAGGAGCCACATTTGGAGGACATGGAACAAGGAGAAGCGGATgacgacgaggaggaggaaacgGAGCGTCCAGCTCACGTGAAGGTGGAGGGTGATCAAGTGCAGTGCTCCCGAGGCCAAGACGAGAAGAGGGAAGAGGACGAGAGGAAAAGCAAAGGTCCTTCATCTGAACAGACGAGCTCGTCACAGTCCTTCCCTGCCCACGAGAGGCCCAAGCAGGCCAGCAAATTTGACAAGTTTCCCCTAAAGGTGGTACGAAAGAAGGACCCGTTTGTGGCTGCCCAGTCCAGTAATCACGGTAAAGTGCAAGAGTTTGACAGCGGGCTGCTTCACTGGAGTGCCGGAGGTGGAGACTCCACAGAACACATCCAGACTCTCTTTGAGCCACGCAAAGACTTCTTGGAACCGCGAGAACGAATACCCGTGCCCACAGCTCTATTAAAGCGACGGCTCCTAGATGAAGACATACGGGAACATTGTTTGCCtgctgaggaagaaaaaaggaaacatcaggaagaagaagacaggCAAAAGCAACTGTCTTTGTCTGAAAAATCAACAGACTCGGAGAAGACCGGCTCCGGCTCCATGGTTAGCAGCGACGAGGAGAGGCAATCGGATTCAGACACAAAATCAGCTGAGAAAGGCTCGAAAAGTCACCAGGAGAATAATAGATCTATTCTTTCCCCTGGAAGCATTTTAGCCCAAAAGGCACTGCAGACTGGCACCATCCTGGAGGATGAGCCTCACAGTAAAGACGAAGGGCCCCTCGTTACACTGGCAAACTGGCAGGACTCATTAGCACGTCGCTGCGTTTGTGTCTCAAATATTATCCGCAGCCTCTCGTTCGTGCCAGGCAATGACCACGAGATGTCCAAACATCCCGGGCTGCTGCTGATGCTCGGACGGCTGATCCTGCTTCACCACTGGCACCCCGAGCGCAAGCAGGCCCCGCTCACCTACGAGAAAGACGAGGATTCAGACGAGGGAGTGGGCCAAAAGGACGAGTGGTGGTGGGACTGCTTGGAGCTCCTGAGAGAGAACACCCTGGTCACATTGGCAAATATTTCAGGCCAACTAGACCTCTCCATCTACCCTGAGAGCATCTGCTTGCCCCTGTTGGATGGTCTTCTCCACTGGGCTGTCTGTCCTTCAGCAGAGGCTCAGGACCCCTTCCCCACTCTGGGACCCCATAGTGCTTTGTCGCCTCAGAGACTGGTCCTGGAAACGCTAAGCAAGCTAAGCATCCAAGATAACAACGTGGACCTCATTTTGGCCACGCCGCCCTTCAGCCGGTTGGAGAAGCTCTACGGGAACCTGGTGCGGCTAATCGGAGACAGGAAGGTCGCGGTCTGCAGGGAGATGGCCGTAGTCTTGCTGGCCAACCTGGCCCAGGGTGACACTATGGCAGCCCGGGCGATCGCCGTCCAGAAAGGCAGCGTGGGCAACTTGCTGGGCTTCTTGGAGGACAGCCTGGCTGCCACCCAGCTTCAACAAAGCCAGAGCTCGCTGCTGCACCTGCAAGGGATGCCCTTTGAGCCCACGAGCCCGGACATGATGCGACGAGCTGCCCGGGCTCTGCTCGCCTTAGCTAAGGTGGAGGAGAACCACTCAGAGTTCACACTACATGAGTCCCGGCTCCTCGACCTCTCGGTGTCTCCGCTAATGAACTCGCTGGTTTCTCATGTTATCTGTGATGTACTCTTTTTGATCGGCCAATCATGA